The following coding sequences lie in one Phyllopteryx taeniolatus isolate TA_2022b chromosome 4, UOR_Ptae_1.2, whole genome shotgun sequence genomic window:
- the LOC133476298 gene encoding nucleoredoxin-like protein 1 isoform X1: MVDFFVNRVLVENNWDQDELNTEREIVGILENRILLLLFASAECGKCKEFVPVLNDFFKRLKDPAYIEYPRLLALIYIRSQPATWLVFMTPRKMRSCAFTCSFPSLRSLDQSEEQQGRFLKEMHKKVLFLAFEDPYRKELQAKFKVKDVPTVVVLRPDGSVLSPNAVQDIYRLGSECFLNWQESSELIERSFMLNEEFDNLNMRSATDPVRRLKYKTEDDKRKKRWWRLWGRGRADNEESGSVGYKERGGL; the protein is encoded by the exons ATGGTGGACTTTTTCGTCAACCGAGTTCTGGTGGAGAACAACTGGGACCAGGATGAGCTCAACACCGAGCGAGAAATTGTTGGAATTCTGGAAAACCGCATCCTCCTGCTGCTCTTTGCATCCGCAGAGTGCGGCAAGTGCAAGGAGTTTGTGCCTGTTCTCAATGACTTTTTTAAGCGACTGAAAGATCCAGCTTACATTGAATATCCCAGACTGCTGGCGCTCATTTACATCAGGTCTCAACCAGCCACTTGGCTTGTTTTTATGACACCGCGCAAGATGAGATCATGTGCATTCACTTGTTCATTTCCATCTCTCCGCAGCttggaccaatcagaggaacAGCAGGGAAGATTTCTCAAAGAGATGCACAAAAAGGTTCTGTTTTTGGCCTTTGAGGACCCATACAGGAA GGAACTTCAGGCCAAGTTCAAGGTGAAAGATGTCCCCACCGTGGTGGTCCTTCGTCCAGATGGCTCTGTCCTGTCTCCGAACGCTGTGCAGGACATTTATCGATTGGGTTCCGAGTGTTTCCTCAACTGGCAGGAATCGTCAGAGCTGATTGAAAGAAGCTTCATGCTAAACGAGGAGTTCGACAACCTGAATATGCGAAGCGCCACAGACCCTGTGAGGAGGCTCAAATACAAGACAGAGGAcgacaagaggaaaaaaagatggtGGCGGTTGTGGGGTAGAGGGAGAGCTGACAATGAAGAAAGTGGAAGCGTGGGATACAAAGAGAGAGGAGGACTGTAA
- the LOC133476297 gene encoding nucleoredoxin-like protein 1 isoform X2, which produces MLLQVLAPALKKRRGHICGLLLCIHRFLLRHTHAHTLCPSVTLSQPLPDRHKRGGATQTDTQKGHRSEQQSRCQEFAPKLGDFFTRLTDEFYVDRSAQLVLLYISIYVLHVSLDKSEGHQNDFLQELPKKCLFLTYEDPYRRQLEDKFNVKELPTVVVLRPDCSVLIPNAVDEILRLGPDCYSNWREAAELIDRNFMITEDFQGKPMRSFTDPLRRLKYKVEDEKKRNKKKRGWGAGRDDDAEADGKGVGSPW; this is translated from the exons ATGCTTTTGCAGGTGCTGGCACCTGCCCTTAAGAAGAGAAG GGGTCACATCTGCGGCCTCCTGCTTTGCATTCATCGCTTCCTGTtgagacacacgcacgcacacacgttaTGTCCCTCTGTCACCTTATCCCAACCCCTCCCAGACAGACACAAGAGAGGAGGTGCAACGCAGACAGACACGCAAAAAGGACACAGGAGTGAACAGCAATCAAG ATGTCAGGAGTTTGCACCCAAACTCGGCGACTTCTTCACACGTTTGACGGATGAGTTCTATGTGGATCGCTCTGCCCAGCTGGTCCTCCTGTACATCAG TATTTATGTGTTACATGTGAGTTTGGACAAATCTGAGGGACATCAAAACGACTTCCTCCAAGAGCTGCCCAAAAAGTGCCTGTTCCTCACCTATGAGGACCCCTACCGGAG GCAGCTGGAGGACAAGTTTAACGTCAAGGAGCTTCCCACTGTGGTGGTCCTGCGTCCCGACTGCTCTGTCCTCATCCCGAACGCAGTGGATGAGATCCTCCGCCTCGGTCCGGACTGCTACAGCAACTGGCGAGAAGCGGCAGAGCTAATTGACAGGAACTTCATGATCACTGAGGACTTTCAGGGGAAGCCCATGCGCAGCTTCACTGACCCCCTGAGAAGACTCAAGTACAAGGTGGAGGATGAGaagaaaaggaacaaaaaaaaaagaggctgggGTGCAGGTAGAGATGATGATGCAGAGGCGGATGGAAAAGGAGTTGGGTCGCCATGGTGA
- the LOC133476297 gene encoding nucleoredoxin-like protein 1 isoform X3, whose product MMVDLFVDRVLVKNNRDQDELDTEHEIAIRLQNRILMLFFASAACDRCQEFAPKLGDFFTRLTDEFYVDRSAQLVLLYISIYVLHVSLDKSEGHQNDFLQELPKKCLFLTYEDPYRRQLEDKFNVKELPTVVVLRPDCSVLIPNAVDEILRLGPDCYSNWREAAELIDRNFMITEDFQGKPMRSFTDPLRRLKYKVEDEKKRNKKKRGWGAGRDDDAEADGKGVGSPW is encoded by the exons ATGATGGTGGACCTGTTCGTTGATCGGGTCCTGGTGAAGAACAACAGGGACCAGGACGAGCTGGACACTGAACATGAGATTGCCATTCGCCTGCAGAACCGCATCCTGATGCTCTTCTTTGCTTCTGCTGCATGCGACAGATGTCAGGAGTTTGCACCCAAACTCGGCGACTTCTTCACACGTTTGACGGATGAGTTCTATGTGGATCGCTCTGCCCAGCTGGTCCTCCTGTACATCAG TATTTATGTGTTACATGTGAGTTTGGACAAATCTGAGGGACATCAAAACGACTTCCTCCAAGAGCTGCCCAAAAAGTGCCTGTTCCTCACCTATGAGGACCCCTACCGGAG GCAGCTGGAGGACAAGTTTAACGTCAAGGAGCTTCCCACTGTGGTGGTCCTGCGTCCCGACTGCTCTGTCCTCATCCCGAACGCAGTGGATGAGATCCTCCGCCTCGGTCCGGACTGCTACAGCAACTGGCGAGAAGCGGCAGAGCTAATTGACAGGAACTTCATGATCACTGAGGACTTTCAGGGGAAGCCCATGCGCAGCTTCACTGACCCCCTGAGAAGACTCAAGTACAAGGTGGAGGATGAGaagaaaaggaacaaaaaaaaaagaggctgggGTGCAGGTAGAGATGATGATGCAGAGGCGGATGGAAAAGGAGTTGGGTCGCCATGGTGA
- the LOC133476297 gene encoding nucleoredoxin-like protein 1 isoform X1, which yields MLLLPPLVLSYSLAYFIICRGHICGLLLCIHRFLLRHTHAHTLCPSVTLSQPLPDRHKRGGATQTDTQKGHRSEQQSRCQEFAPKLGDFFTRLTDEFYVDRSAQLVLLYISIYVLHVSLDKSEGHQNDFLQELPKKCLFLTYEDPYRRQLEDKFNVKELPTVVVLRPDCSVLIPNAVDEILRLGPDCYSNWREAAELIDRNFMITEDFQGKPMRSFTDPLRRLKYKVEDEKKRNKKKRGWGAGRDDDAEADGKGVGSPW from the exons ATGTTACTGTTACCTCCATTAGTTCTAAGCTATTCACTGGCTTATTTTATCATTTGCAGGGGTCACATCTGCGGCCTCCTGCTTTGCATTCATCGCTTCCTGTtgagacacacgcacgcacacacgttaTGTCCCTCTGTCACCTTATCCCAACCCCTCCCAGACAGACACAAGAGAGGAGGTGCAACGCAGACAGACACGCAAAAAGGACACAGGAGTGAACAGCAATCAAG ATGTCAGGAGTTTGCACCCAAACTCGGCGACTTCTTCACACGTTTGACGGATGAGTTCTATGTGGATCGCTCTGCCCAGCTGGTCCTCCTGTACATCAG TATTTATGTGTTACATGTGAGTTTGGACAAATCTGAGGGACATCAAAACGACTTCCTCCAAGAGCTGCCCAAAAAGTGCCTGTTCCTCACCTATGAGGACCCCTACCGGAG GCAGCTGGAGGACAAGTTTAACGTCAAGGAGCTTCCCACTGTGGTGGTCCTGCGTCCCGACTGCTCTGTCCTCATCCCGAACGCAGTGGATGAGATCCTCCGCCTCGGTCCGGACTGCTACAGCAACTGGCGAGAAGCGGCAGAGCTAATTGACAGGAACTTCATGATCACTGAGGACTTTCAGGGGAAGCCCATGCGCAGCTTCACTGACCCCCTGAGAAGACTCAAGTACAAGGTGGAGGATGAGaagaaaaggaacaaaaaaaaaagaggctgggGTGCAGGTAGAGATGATGATGCAGAGGCGGATGGAAAAGGAGTTGGGTCGCCATGGTGA
- the LOC133476297 gene encoding nucleoredoxin-like protein 1 isoform X4 encodes MMVDLFVDRVLVKNNRDQDELDTEHEIAIRLQNRILMLFFASAACDRCQEFAPKLGDFFTRLTDEFYVDRSAQLVLLYISLDKSEGHQNDFLQELPKKCLFLTYEDPYRRQLEDKFNVKELPTVVVLRPDCSVLIPNAVDEILRLGPDCYSNWREAAELIDRNFMITEDFQGKPMRSFTDPLRRLKYKVEDEKKRNKKKRGWGAGRDDDAEADGKGVGSPW; translated from the exons ATGATGGTGGACCTGTTCGTTGATCGGGTCCTGGTGAAGAACAACAGGGACCAGGACGAGCTGGACACTGAACATGAGATTGCCATTCGCCTGCAGAACCGCATCCTGATGCTCTTCTTTGCTTCTGCTGCATGCGACAGATGTCAGGAGTTTGCACCCAAACTCGGCGACTTCTTCACACGTTTGACGGATGAGTTCTATGTGGATCGCTCTGCCCAGCTGGTCCTCCTGTACATCAG TTTGGACAAATCTGAGGGACATCAAAACGACTTCCTCCAAGAGCTGCCCAAAAAGTGCCTGTTCCTCACCTATGAGGACCCCTACCGGAG GCAGCTGGAGGACAAGTTTAACGTCAAGGAGCTTCCCACTGTGGTGGTCCTGCGTCCCGACTGCTCTGTCCTCATCCCGAACGCAGTGGATGAGATCCTCCGCCTCGGTCCGGACTGCTACAGCAACTGGCGAGAAGCGGCAGAGCTAATTGACAGGAACTTCATGATCACTGAGGACTTTCAGGGGAAGCCCATGCGCAGCTTCACTGACCCCCTGAGAAGACTCAAGTACAAGGTGGAGGATGAGaagaaaaggaacaaaaaaaaaagaggctgggGTGCAGGTAGAGATGATGATGCAGAGGCGGATGGAAAAGGAGTTGGGTCGCCATGGTGA
- the LOC133476298 gene encoding nucleoredoxin-like protein 1 isoform X2 — protein MVDFFVNRVLVENNWDQDELNTEREIVGILENRILLLLFASAECGKCKEFVPVLNDFFKRLKDPAYIEYPRLLALIYISLDQSEEQQGRFLKEMHKKVLFLAFEDPYRKELQAKFKVKDVPTVVVLRPDGSVLSPNAVQDIYRLGSECFLNWQESSELIERSFMLNEEFDNLNMRSATDPVRRLKYKTEDDKRKKRWWRLWGRGRADNEESGSVGYKERGGL, from the exons ATGGTGGACTTTTTCGTCAACCGAGTTCTGGTGGAGAACAACTGGGACCAGGATGAGCTCAACACCGAGCGAGAAATTGTTGGAATTCTGGAAAACCGCATCCTCCTGCTGCTCTTTGCATCCGCAGAGTGCGGCAAGTGCAAGGAGTTTGTGCCTGTTCTCAATGACTTTTTTAAGCGACTGAAAGATCCAGCTTACATTGAATATCCCAGACTGCTGGCGCTCATTTACATCAG CttggaccaatcagaggaacAGCAGGGAAGATTTCTCAAAGAGATGCACAAAAAGGTTCTGTTTTTGGCCTTTGAGGACCCATACAGGAA GGAACTTCAGGCCAAGTTCAAGGTGAAAGATGTCCCCACCGTGGTGGTCCTTCGTCCAGATGGCTCTGTCCTGTCTCCGAACGCTGTGCAGGACATTTATCGATTGGGTTCCGAGTGTTTCCTCAACTGGCAGGAATCGTCAGAGCTGATTGAAAGAAGCTTCATGCTAAACGAGGAGTTCGACAACCTGAATATGCGAAGCGCCACAGACCCTGTGAGGAGGCTCAAATACAAGACAGAGGAcgacaagaggaaaaaaagatggtGGCGGTTGTGGGGTAGAGGGAGAGCTGACAATGAAGAAAGTGGAAGCGTGGGATACAAAGAGAGAGGAGGACTGTAA